The genome window TGTCAGGTATTTATAAAACAACTTCATGttttatcactgtgcttcatctaattgCACTACCAAattacctggattgcagttgagataaCATTACAAGTACATAGTGCAAGTGTTCAATGCTGtagagattctgcacagattattatagcaattgtgaagaCCTCCACAGAACTGCAACCTTTGCacgctatcttgaacatgcacactttctatgattacataagaagacatttatagttacagtaGGCTAGCCTCAACATGTGGCCATAGATGTGTTACTCATCGTAGCCCTTtcatgcagtcaaatgacctagtggccacatgggtggaatgttattaatatttttcataatttcaaaaTTAATAAACAAATAGAATTATATATACGGTGTTTCAAGTCAAACGGGTTTGTTATATTTCTGtgatgtaatattgggatgcaaacaaaaaaaaaattatacattttatacatctacagttgaagtcggaagtttacatacaccttagccaaatccatttaaactcagtttttcacaattcctgatatttaatccaagtaaaaattccctgtcttaggtcagttaggatcaccactttatgttaagaatgtgaaatgtcagaataatagtgtagagagtgatttatttcagcttttatttctttcattacattcccggtgggtcagaagtttagggtcagagtcagggctttgtgatggccactccaacacctgactttgttgtccgtaagccattttgccacaatttggaagtatgcttggggtcattgtccatttggaagactcatttgcgaccaagctttaacttcctgactgttgtcttgagatgttgcttcaatatatccacataattttctttcctcatgatgccatctattttgtgaagtgccccagtccctcctgcagcaaagcacccctacaacatgatgctgccacccacgtgcttcacggttgggatggtgttcttcggcttgcaagcctctccctttttcctccaaacataacgatggtcattatggccaaacagttctatctttgtttcatcagatcagaggacatttctccaaaaagtactatctttttccccatgtgcagttgcaaaccgtagtctggctttttttatggtggttttggagcagtggcttcttgctgagcgacctttgaagttatgtcgatataggactcgttttactgtggatatagatacttttgtacaggtttcctccagcatctttacaaggtcctttgctgttgttctgggattgatttgcacttatcgcaccaaagtacatttatttctagaagacagaacgcatatccttcctgagcggtgtgacggctgggtggtcccatggtgtttatacttgcgtactattgtttgtacagatgaacctggtaccttcaggcgtttggaaattgctcccaaggataaaccagacttgtttGGGGTTtccaatttttttcctgaggtcttggctgatttcttttgattttcccatgatatcaagcaaagaggccctgagtttgaaggtaggccttgaaatacatccagaagtacacctccaattgactcaaattatgtgaattagcctatcagaagcttctaaagccatgacatcattttctggaattttccaagctgtttagaggcacagtcaacttagtgtatgtaaacttctgacccactagaattgtgatacagtgaaataatctgtctgtaaacaattgtcggAAAAATGACtcgtgtcatgcacgaagtagattccctaaccgacttgccaaaactatagtttgttaacacgaaatttgtggagtggttgaaaaacaagttttaatgactccaaactaagtgtatgtaaacttccgacttcaactgtatatatctgacatggtacaggtgtcttctttttttaagcccataaccatgtgtgtgaggtgtatacctttgtttcaaagtagatttgaaacactgtgtgaccctgttttgcccactgcagtaaaacggttgaataaatactgttacttTAGTTTGTATTACAAAAGTCATATTgaattgtttggttgtcaacacaatcaaatatcaacatttaaaggatatATAATGCTTGGATAGTTTCATCTAAGCCACTGGCCTAATCCTAttctttaaccttttatttagttgGAGACAAAATGTCTTAACTGTATTGCAAAAGTGATCTTGAATCGTTTGATTGTCAactcaaccaaatatcaacatttggaCATCAACATGTGTAttttgtgccactgacttagtctggctttatttCCAGtttgtttacaaatgaataattgATATGTTAGATTAATTTCTCAATTTCAACCAAGAATCAACGTTAAAGAATACAACTAaatcagtttgtgcccagtgggtagtgacTTGAAGAGTGACTTACCCAGCACCCACTTCTGCATGGTGCACAGTGTGATCATGGTAAATTATGCATGCTTTCCTTAATCATTCGATTTGTGCTAGTTGTATTAGTTCTGGatagatttttttcttctcagatTTCATTTGGAATATTTCGATTTCCATTCAGGAGAGATTCTTCAGACACTCTGTCTCCTTCTCATCCTCGTCCCACCCCTCCGTCCAGACGTCCCTCAGTgaaggggaagaaagagaggtcAGAGGGCATGCTGTTTGTGAATAGACTGAGTTGTGTACTATGGTCCATAGTTTGTGTTCGATCATCACCTACCTCTGTTTTATCAGACACAGTGAAAACTGCCCCTCACTCTTTGTTTTGTTATCATAGGTTAAACATTATACAGCACAGCAAAGTCAAAAACATTGCAACTATGTGCATGTTCTTCCTTTTTTGGTGAAAACTGTCAGCGATACACAGAAAATGACTAAAGTTTTCAGAATCGCAATGGATTATTTAGTTTGTTGGTTTTTCATTTAGGAAAAAAGATCCTCCTGACCCTAATTCCccacttcctcctcttcatcctcatcCTTCTATGCCCACTGCAGCAGaggtcaagaaggagaggttagagtcagcttctcttctgtcgtAATCTAGATTTATTTCATAAGACATATTGGACTACAGTATATATTGtgcttcctgtattatacttatgttAAAAATGTGTATTTTATTCTACTTTATGTTCGTTCGTATTCGTATCTTTTATtacttcttattgttgttgcattgtcgagaagcaACCTGCAAGCAGTGATGAAAAAGTACGTAATTGTCGTACTTgtctaaaagtaaagatactttaatagaaaatgactcaagtaaaagtcacccagtaaaatactacttgagtaaaagtcttaagtatatttaaaaccaaatactttaagtatcaaagtaaatgtaattgcaaaaatatactaaagtatatttacttggggtggcaggtaacttagtggttagagcgttgggccagtaaccgaaatgttgctagatcgaatccctgagctgacaaggtaaaaatctgtcgttctgcccctgaacaaggcagttaacccactgttccccggtaggcaatcattgtaaataagaatttgttcttaactgacttggctagttaaataaataaaacagttATCAAAAGTTGAATTATACATTATCCTAAATtatcttatattaagcaaaccagacagcaccaattaaaaataataataatttaacagatacccaggggcacactccaacactgtgAAGCTATTGTGAAGCTATTGTATTtattgagtctgccagatcagaggcagtagagatgaccagggatgttctcttgataagtgtgtgaattggaccatttggCTGTCctcctaagcattcaaaatgtaattacttttgggtgtcaaagaaaatgtatggagtaaaaagtatataattttctttaggaatgtagtgaagtaaaagtaacagttgtcaaaaatataaatagtaaagtacagataccctcaaactacttaagtagtactttaaagtatttttacttaagtactttacaccactgcctgcAAGTAAGCGTTTCGTTGGGTGGTGCATGTGTATTCCCTatatacgactaataaaacttgaaacatgAGTTTGCTACTATAGTATTGATAGTAATGATGAATAGTAGTGATTGAAAATAATATTTTACATTTAGAAAAGAGCCTCTGCGGATTTCTGTGGTTCGAAAAGAGCCTCCGGACCCCAATGCTCCATttgctcctcttcctctccatctccatcctccCCCTCATGTGAAGCGCCCGTCAGTGGAAGTCAAAAAGGAGAGGTCGCTGTGATGttgcatgtttttttgttgttgtgtggttACTTTTGAGTGTCAGCGATGTTTGTTCTCTGTGACATTGTTGAACTGCTCCTATTGACAGATATGCTTAATGGATTCTATTCATTTCGATACAATGCATTTTTTTGTTTCAAACATCACTTTCTTTGCTGTTTGCTACCCAGAGAAGAGTCGTCAGATTACAAACCCGTTTCTCTGAAGGTGACGTCCTCTGACCATGTGAAAAAAGATAGGTCTGGGATCTGTAAATTATACTACCTCATTCATGTTGAGTGTGCTCAATTGTGTTTAGCCTTTTCAGTACATGTTCCTAATATCATGATAAATATAGTACTCAACAGTCAGTTAATAGTTCCTGTtatatagtgccttcggaaagtatccagaccccttttacacattttgttaggttacggCCTTATTTTAAAtcaattaaattgtttttttctctcatcaatctaccccataatgatgaagcaaaaacgagtttagaaatgtttgctaatttattaataataaaaaaatatatcagaATTCAGAcacttaactcagtactttgttgaagcacctttggcagggattacagcctcgagtctttttgggtatgacgctacaagctttgcacacctgtatttggggagtttctcccagtaTTCTCTGCGGATCccctcaaactctgtcaggttggatggggagcgttgctgcacagctattttcaggtctctccagagacgttcaatcgggttcaagtctgggctctgactgagccacacaaggacatttagagacttgtcccgaagccactcctgcgttgtcttggctttgtgcttagggtcgttgtcctgatggaaggtgaaccttcaccccagtctgaggtcctgagcgctctggagcaggttttcatcaaggatctctctgtactttgcttcgttcatctttacctcgatcctgactagtctcccagtccctgccgctgaatggctggatggtgccaggtgtcctccagacgtgagctctgtcagagtgaacatcgggttcttggtcacctccctgatcaaggcccttctaccccgaatgctcagtttggccaggcggccagctctagggagagtcttggtggttccaaacttcttccatttaagaatgatggaggccactgtgttcttggggaccttcaatgctgcagaaatgtttttgtatccttccccagatctgtgcctcgacacaatcctgtctcagagctctacggacaattcctttgacctcatggcttgttttttgctctgacatgcactgtccactgcaggaccttatatagaccggtgtgtgcctttccaaatcatgtccaatcaattgaatttaccacaagtggactccaatcaagttgtagaaacatctcaaggatgatcaatggaaacaggatgcacctgagctcaatttcaagtctcatagcaaagggtctgaatacttatgtaaataaggtatttttgtttttaagtttgcaaacatttctcaaacctgttttcgctttgccattatggggtattctgtgtagatttctgaggaaattgttttatttaatccattttagaataaggctgtaacaaaacaaaatgttgaaaaagtcaaggggtctgaatactttccgaagacactgtatTTATCATGACATTCTGTAAATGcggatgatgataatgatgtaaTTTTGTTAAATTAGATTAAGATTATTATGACAACAGTTGCAAAGCACTGCTAACCGTTCTCCGTTTGCAGAAAAGACTCCGATAGCAAAGTgcccaaaaaaacatctgttgATGCCAAGAAAGAAAGGTTGGCAAGCCATAGTCCACAGGTGCATGCATAATTATACACTGCATGTGGGCCTATGTGCTTGTTTAAATTGAATCCCACTGACATGAGTTGTGGTTGTGTATTTTGTGATATTAGAGAATTGTTTGTTAACCCCTTCATTGGAGCAGAGGTCTTCATTAGGGAAATAATATATGTATATTTGTCAGTGCTTTGCCACCTTGTCATCTAGTCTGCCCTCTGCTGGTGAGGCTGTTTGATCAAGCATGCCTGCTCCCTGACTGCTGTGTGCTTTTTGCCAATCAGCTATGGCTGCAATACATGCAAATGTTACATACATACAAATGTGTCCTGTTTCAGAAAGGATTTGTCAGATTCCAAACCAAAACCTGCTAAAAGGCAGAGTCTGGACTCCTCAGATTCCAAATCAAAACGTTCTAAAAGGCCAAGTCTGGATGGCAAGAAAGACAGGTCTGCATAAGCAGGATCATATTCTGTACACAATAATTGGTGGATGTAGTGAACTTCACTCTAAAAACACTTATTGACCTCACTTTTAAACCTGTATGATGTGAACTTTGAAGGAAAATAATTAAAGAAATATTTGAATTTGTAAAGCTCTTTTCACACACCCAAGGCACTGAAAAAAAAGTATTATAATAAAAGCAGAAAACAATCAATGCTATATACAGGTGTCGTCCGATCCGGTGAACAGAATTAACATAGGTCATTGAAAGCTTTTGTGAACAGCTCAGTTATTTAGCTGTGCCTTAAGCAAGGCCAGAAGCTGCAGCCCTGACAGTGACTGGAAGCTGGAAGTGCGTTCCACAGCCGAGAAGCCGCGCCACTGAAAACCCTGTCACCCATAGTTGTTTTGTCTGCTGTGGTACTGCTGAAGGGATATGGACCTGTAGGAGCGAAGGGAGTGTGAGGTCAGACCGATAGTTGGGTCCAGAGTTGTGGATAGCTTGGTAGATGTGGATTCTAAAGTCAATGTGTGAGCATATGCGGAGCCAGTGGAGGTTGAACAGCACTGGAGTGATGTGCTCATGGGGGAGTTGTGGGTGAGGACACATGCAGCACAGTTCTGGACATATTGTAGCCTTCTTAGGCACGTGTCAGATTTGTCAACAAACAGGGTATTACAATAGTCCAGACGGGATAAGATAAAGGTGTGGATGAGTTGCTCAGCTGGAGGCTGTAAAAGTATAGGTCGTAACCTGGCAATGTTCCATAGATGGAAAAATGTAACTTTGGAAACACTTTGGTGTGGGCCTAAAACGAGAGCTGACTGTCAAATATCACATCCAGATTGCAAACCTCACTGGAGGGGAGGACCTTGACACCATCAATATTGAGACTGTAGCTGCCTATTTAGTCGATGATGCGAGTGCCAATCAGGACGACCTCTGTCTTTTTGCAGTTTAACTGCAGGAAACGCCGCTGCATCCACACTTTGATGTCCTACAGGCAACTGACGAGGAATGCAGTGGCATTGGAAGTGTTTGTGGAGATATACAGCTGAGTGTCATCAGCATAAAAGTTAAAGCCCAGTCCATGTTTCCCAGTAGCAGCATGTAGATCCAAAACAGTAGTTGCCCTAGGACCGAGCCTTCAGGGACCCCCCTGGCGGATCAGTGATCTTAGGACCTGAATCAGTCCAGGACAGTGTCTGACAGGCCCAGTAGCTTCTCCATGCGGTCCAGCAGAATGGCATGGCTGACCGTATTAAATGCTGCACTGAGGTCCAGCAGTATGAGGATGCTGGCAGCCCCAGAGTCTGCATTCATGAGGAAGTCATTGGTGACCCTTACCAAGGCAGTATCTGTGTCTGAAACCAGACTGGAAGGGCTCGAGTAGGTTGTGAGTGGCAAGATGTTGTTGGAGTTGGCTAGACATAGCACGTTTGAGGAGCTTACTCAGGAAGGGCAGGTTGGAGATAGGCCTGTAGTTCTGGAGGTTGTCAGGGTCAGATCCAGGCTTTTTAAGTACTGTTGTGACTGTGGCGAGTTTGAGCTGTGGAGGGACACATCCAGTGGTGAGGGACTTGTTAATGATTGTCTGTGAAAAAAAGGCTCCAGAGCAGGTAACTAGGTCTTGACAAATGAGGTGGGGATAGGGTAAAGTGAGCAAGTGATGAGCCTTATTGTTCTAACCAGCTTGGTTACATCAGCTGCAGTGACTGTGGTGAACATGGAGAACCTTGACTCAGGGAGCGTAGGACTGTGTAGATCAACTACAGGGGCTGGAGAGGACAGCATGGTGTCATTGATGTTTTCAATTTTGCTTTGGAAGAAGCGAAGGTATTGATTGCACCGTTCTGGGGAGGCTGAGGTAGCAGAGTTGTTCACAGGTTTAAGGAGCTTGctcacagtagagaacagtacctGGGAGTTACCACTGCTGTTGCTGATCAGttgggagtagtagtagtaaaatgGTCAAATGAAAGTAAAAACAGGATATAATTTAAAGCTTTACCTCGTCACTCTCAATATCTAACACTCACTCAGATGAACAGACAGCAGTGTCACAAGGTGAcatgttttcctctctctctcgttgttgtagAAAGGACTCCACTGACTCCAAGCCCAGCCATTCTGTGAAACGTCATTCGACTGACTCCAAATCAGACAGGTAGGTACCGGCTCTCATTCAGATTCAATACTATGACTGACACTTCTCTGGTCATTACTGCTAAATGCCATAATACGTTGCCATGAGCTACCCAGTGGGCGAAGTACATCCGTCAGCATCTAGTTTTAATTGATATTCGATTGAATAGCCAAATTATGTGACATCAATATGAAATCTACATAACAAGCGAaaagtggtgggaaaagtactcaattgtcatacttaagtaaatgcTAGTAGATTTTTTTAGACAgacgggcacactccaacactcacataatttacaaaatgcagtatttgtgtttagttagtccgccagatcagaggcagtagggatgacaacgcatcataagtgtgtgaattggaccattatTCTGTCCTGCCTGAGCAAGTACTTTTTGGTAccagggaaaatgtatgttaAAAGTGCTTATTTTATTTAGGGATGTAGTGGAttaagttgccaaaaatataattAACAAAAAtctaaaagcaacatgtaaagtgttggccccatgtttcatgagctgaaataaaagatcccagaaatgttccatatacacaaaaagcttatttccctcAAATTCTGTgcgcaaatttgtttacatccctgttagtgagcatttctcctttgccaagataatccatcctcttgacatgtggcatatcaagaagtaatgatcattacacaggtgcaccttgtgctggggacaatagaaggccactctaaaatatgcagttttgtcacataacacaatgccacagatgtctgaagttttgagggagcgtgcaattggcatgctgactgcaggaatgtccaccagagctgttgccagataattgaatgttcatttctctaccataagccacctcaagtcattttagagaatttggcagtacaacAAActagcctcacaaccacagaccaagtCTCACCATGTGagcccaagacctccacatccggtttcttcacctgcaggattgtctgagaccagccacccggacagctgattaaactgtgggtttgcacaaccgaagaatttctgcacagaaACTCtcggggaagctcatctgcgtgctcgtcgtcctcaccaaggtcttcacctgactgcagttcggcaacgtaactgacttcagtggcaaatgctcaccttcgatggtcaCTGGCACGCGGGAGAAGTGTGCCCTTCACGGCTGAattccggtttcaactgtaccgggcagatggcagacagcgtgtatggcattgtgtgggtgagcggtttgctgatgtcaacgttgtgaacagagtgccccgtggtggtggtgggtttatggtatgggcaggcacaagctacggacaacggacacaattgcattttatcaatgaccGTGACGAGATTCTGAGGcctattgtcgtgccattcatctgccgccatcacctcgtgtttcagcatgataatgcacggccccatgttgcaaggatctgtacacaattcctggaagctgaaaatgtcccagttcttccttggcctacatactcaccagacatgtcacccatttgagcatgtttgggatgctctggatcgatgtgtacgaaaGCGGGTTCcatttcccgccaatatccagcaacttcacacagccattaaagaggagtgggacaacattccacaggccacacaacattccacaggccacaatcaactctatgcgaaggagatgtgtcccgctgcatgaagcaaatgattgccacaccagatactgaattGTTTTCTGATCTACTCTCCAACATTTCTTTAaaggtatatgtgaccaacagatgcgtatctgtattcctagtcatgtgaaatccatagattagggcctaatttattcatttcaattgacataTTTCCTtagatgaactgtaactcagtaaaatattttgaattgttgcatgttgcatttatatttttgttcagtgtataaatagtaaagtataaATACCACCAAAAAACTACTTATGTATTTTTACTTAAAGAAAAACTCAAAATGCAGAAAATGCTGTATTTTGAAAAAAgcagcatcatatgatgcaaaaacCATCATATGGGCTAGATTTCTTAGTCCATTGTTGATCTAGACCCAAAATAGTTtgtatgtcagcaatcaagttttcaagatacgtAACTTGAAAAATACAATAATCAGGCATCTTGATTGCTGACATACAAACTATTTTGGGTCTACATCAACAATGGACTAAGAAATCTAGCCTGTATGATGgtttttgcatcatatgatgctgcGTTTTGCAACTTTCTAAATACAGCAATCTTGCGTCATATGAAGCAAAATGCATTTCTGCATTTTGAAAGTTCTGTAACTTGATTTGCTCTTTTCTGAATTGCTCTATTCTGAAACCAATCTTGCCTGTATGATGCATTTTGTGTCATATTATGACTATTAAATATTATATAAAaatattttgggactatatcaacaattgactaatgaaacaaatactaaAAGACACATTttggggtggagttttccttcaagtactttacaccactgcaagcGAGCCATGTCATTGCATTTTAGTTAAAATTTGGATGAAAAAAAgtgtactttttccacattcttgACAAAGTTGTCAcatggattttttattttatttgttgaaATTACATTGAATCAATCAGTGGGTAGTAACCCCCTTTTCTCACTTTCAAATCATTCCTCATTTACTACCTCTCTTTAGGAGGGACTCTGTGGATTCCAAGACTAGCAACTCACCCTCAGCTAAGAAGCTCTCTAGCGAGACGTAAGAGGGCCCCTTTCTTATGCAGATAGAAAAGCACATTTCCATTCCTTATTTATTTTACTGCTTCATTAAGGCCTTTTTATTTATTGCATAATGGAGCACATTAAGATAAGGATGTTAGTTCACTCCATTGctttttctgtctctgtgtttgtttcaGGAAAGAATTTCATGGCTCCAAGTCCTCTCACCCTGGCCCTCTGCAGAGAAAGTCCTCAACGGACAGTATTGAACGGTACCCTTTTTAACTGGAAAATACTATCTACTGTACTACTGAAATCAATATGGATCAGATTTTAAACTCTTGATTAACGTATATGCTATCTGGCTTGTGTAAACGATGACCAGGAGAGGGAAACCAGAGATGCCAAAgatcccctccacccccaccagtCCCATGTCCCCCTCCTTCAGCTCAGCAGGGGTTCCCCTGTCCCCTTGCCTTGCCACTGGAGAAACCATCAGGGACAAGTGCATCGAGATGCTGGCTGCTGCTCTACGTACAGATGGTGGGGAAAAGACCAGCCACTAACTGAATGACTCGGAGTACAAGTACAGACACTCACAGAGATAAAAGAGATCAATCTACACATTAAGTGACTCATTCAATGCACATtcattcacacatacagtacagtatggaaaTTACTAATGGTTACATTACACACAGCTTGATAGATTTTGTAGATGAAAAGGAGGAAACGTAATATCCTCAGTTTTATCTCCTCAGACAACTTCAAAGAATTTGGGACAAACTGTGACTCCATGGCAGCAGAGATTGAAGATCATATCCTTTTAAATCTGCATGTGTTTCTGAAGTATTTTACCAATTTGGGTTGGTTTCAGGTTGCAGTGTGTTTGCAGAGCTGCCATTTGCTCTCTTGGCTTTGAATATAACAAATGTTATATTTGTTTGATATTTTATTGTCACCGTTAGATATTTCAGTCAGACGGTGATGAAAGCTTCCTTAACTATCCTCCGCTGCACATATTTACACAGAGATGGGATCCACAGATATGAAGTATAAAAACAGGGTGCGGAGCCGCATCAGCAACCTGAAGGACCCCAAAAACCCTGGACTGCGGAAGAACGTCCTGGCTGGAGGCATCGAGCTGAGACGCTTCGCCATCATGTCTGCTGAGGTACTGTAAACTTCTGTCATATCAACCCATGACCCACCCCTGCCTCAAACATATTCCTAAGATGTTGTATCAAAGAGAGAGAGTCAAGAAAGTCAAGCACCTACCAAAATATTGAGTAGAGTAGACAAATTTCCCTCAGAGATTTCGTCTATCCaactacatttgaagtcggaagtttacatacacttacgttggagtcattaactcgtt of Salvelinus alpinus chromosome 4, SLU_Salpinus.1, whole genome shotgun sequence contains these proteins:
- the LOC139574011 gene encoding neurofilament heavy polypeptide-like isoform X5; translated protein: MTREEELIRIAKKLDKMVSRNNTEGALDLLNELKSFNMTLKLLQETRIGMSVNGIRKHCTDDEVVSLAKILIKDWKRLLDAARTQSTERPNEMKNGVDSNKSTASPVRSPLEKDTSHKRLDVSDSDPESEKEEYSDKRKKEKHNVEHKKYERAVDLKKERNTEAFKNKRHAEQSKNGKHTEDARKERHVEHLEEPKKERHFEKSRKERHVPIHETKNERHVQEPKKKSYLEEPKNESHTDEPRRERFADELRKERHTEERRKEIPMYEPRQERPVENHRRGFERRDSSDTLSPSHPRPTPPSRRPSVKGKKERKKDPPDPNSPLPPLHPHPSMPTAAEVKKERKEPLRISVVRKEPPDPNAPFAPLPLHLHPPPHVKRPSVEVKKEREESSDYKPVSLKVTSSDHVKKDRKDSDSKVPKKTSVDAKKERKDLSDSKPKPAKRQSLDSSDSKSKRSKRPSLDGKKDRKDSTDSKPSHSVKRHSTDSKSDRRDSVDSKTSNSPSAKKLSSETKEFHGSKSSHPGPLQRKSSTDSIERRGKPEMPKIPSTPTSPMSPSFSSAGVPLSPCLATGETIRDKCIEMLAAALRTDDNFKEFGTNCDSMAAEIEDHIYTEMGSTDMKYKNRVRSRISNLKDPKNPGLRKNVLAGGIELRRFAIMSAEEMASDELKQLRNNLTKEAIREHQLSKTSGTISDLFQCSKCNKKNCTYNQMQTRSADEPMTTFVLCNECGNRWKFC
- the LOC139574011 gene encoding transcription elongation factor A protein 3-like isoform X10; amino-acid sequence: MTREEELIRIAKKLDKMVSRNNTEGALDLLNELKSFNMTLKLLQETRIGMSVNGIRKHCTDDEVVSLAKILIKDWKRLLDAARTQSTERPNEMKNGVDSNKSTASPVRSPLEKDTRRDSSDTLSPSHPRPTPPSRRPSVKGKKERKKDPPDPNSPLPPLHPHPSMPTAAEVKKERKEPLRISVVRKEPPDPNAPFAPLPLHLHPPPHVKRPSVEVKKEREESSDYKPVSLKVTSSDHVKKDRKDSDSKVPKKTSVDAKKERKDLSDSKPKPAKRQSLDSSDSKSKRSKRPSLDGKKDRKDSTDSKPSHSVKRHSTDSKSDRRDSVDSKTSNSPSAKKLSSETKEFHGSKSSHPGPLQRKSSTDSIERRGKPEMPKIPSTPTSPMSPSFSSAGVPLSPCLATGETIRDKCIEMLAAALRTDDNFKEFGTNCDSMAAEIEDHIYTEMGSTDMKYKNRVRSRISNLKDPKNPGLRKNVLAGGIELRRFAIMSAEEMASDELKQLRNNLTKEAIREHQLSKTSGTISDLFQCSKCNKKNCTYNQMQTRSADEPMTTFVLCNECGNRWKFC
- the LOC139574011 gene encoding transcription elongation factor A protein 3-like isoform X12 — protein: MTREEELIRIAKKLDKMVSRNNTEGALDLLNELKSFNMTLKLLQETRIGMSVNGIRKHCTDDEVVSLAKILIKDWKRLLDAARTQSTERPNEMKNGVDSNKSTASPVRSPLEKDTRRDSSDTLSPSHPRPTPPSRRPSVKGKKERKDLSDSKPKPAKRQSLDSSDSKSKRSKRPSLDGKKDRKDSTDSKPSHSVKRHSTDSKSDRRDSVDSKTSNSPSAKKLSSETKEFHGSKSSHPGPLQRKSSTDSIERRGKPEMPKIPSTPTSPMSPSFSSAGVPLSPCLATGETIRDKCIEMLAAALRTDDNFKEFGTNCDSMAAEIEDHIYTEMGSTDMKYKNRVRSRISNLKDPKNPGLRKNVLAGGIELRRFAIMSAEEMASDELKQLRNNLTKEAIREHQLSKTSGTISDLFQCSKCNKKNCTYNQMQTRSADEPMTTFVLCNECGNRWKFC
- the LOC139574011 gene encoding transcription elongation factor A protein 3-like isoform X11; this translates as MTREEELIRIAKKLDKMVSRNNTEGALDLLNELKSFNMTLKLLQETRIGMSVNGIRKHCTDDEVVSLAKILIKDWKRLLDAARTQSTERPNEMKNGVDSNKSTASPVRSPLEKDTRKKDPPDPNSPLPPLHPHPSMPTAAEVKKERKEPLRISVVRKEPPDPNAPFAPLPLHLHPPPHVKRPSVEVKKEREESSDYKPVSLKVTSSDHVKKDRKDSDSKVPKKTSVDAKKERKDLSDSKPKPAKRQSLDSSDSKSKRSKRPSLDGKKDRKDSTDSKPSHSVKRHSTDSKSDRRDSVDSKTSNSPSAKKLSSETKEFHGSKSSHPGPLQRKSSTDSIERRGKPEMPKIPSTPTSPMSPSFSSAGVPLSPCLATGETIRDKCIEMLAAALRTDDNFKEFGTNCDSMAAEIEDHIYTEMGSTDMKYKNRVRSRISNLKDPKNPGLRKNVLAGGIELRRFAIMSAEEMASDELKQLRNNLTKEAIREHQLSKTSGTISDLFQCSKCNKKNCTYNQMQTRSADEPMTTFVLCNECGNRWKFC